In Emys orbicularis isolate rEmyOrb1 chromosome 16, rEmyOrb1.hap1, whole genome shotgun sequence, a genomic segment contains:
- the TRPV4 gene encoding transient receptor potential cation channel subfamily V member 4 translates to MADSDDPPRLHVGEAGEAQGEEGSPQNDAFPLSSLANLFENEDGPCPAEAARLPPGSGDSKQQNLRMKFHGAFKKGVPNPKDLLESTIYESSVVPGPKKAPMDSLFDYGTYRQHPNENKRRRKRIGEKQTHSPKAPAPNPPPVLKVFNRPILFDIVSRGSTAGLDGLLPFLLTHKKRLTDEEFREPSTGKTCLPKALLNLSGGKNDTIPLLLALAEQTGNMREFINSPFRDVYYRGQTALHIAIERRCKHYVELLVEKGADVHAQARGRFFQPKDEGGYFYFGELPLSLAACTNQPHIVNYLTENAHKQADLRRQDSRGNTVLHALVAIADNTRENTKFVTKMYDLLLIKCAKLFPDNNLEALLNNDGLSPLMMAAKIGKIGMFQHIIRREITDEDARHLSRKFKDWAYGPVYSSLYDLSSLDTCGEEVSVLEILVYNSKIENRHEMLAVEPINELLRDKWRKFGAVSFYISVISYLSAMVVFTLIAYYRPMEGTPPYPYTTTIDYLRLAGEIITLFTGVLFFFTNLKDLFMKKCPGVNSFFIDGSFQLLYFIYSVLVIITAALYLAGIEAYLAVMVFALVLGWMNALYFTRGLKLTGTYSIMIQKILFKDLFRFLLVYVLFMIGYASALVSLLNPCASAEACNKDKSNCTVPAYPSCRDSKTFSNFLLDLFKLTIGMGDLEMIESAKYPGVFVILLVTYIILTFVLLLNMLIALMGETVGQVSKESKHIWKLQWATTILDIERSFPVFLRKAFRSGEMVTVGKGTDGTPDRRWCFRVDEVNWSHWNQNLGIINEDPGKNDTYQYYGFSHTVGRLRRDRWSSVVPRVVELNKSSQPEEVVVPLENRGTSDMHDWKQGHPSGWRKEDSHI, encoded by the exons ATGGCGGACTCGGACGACCCCCCCCGGCTCCACGTCGGAGAGGCCGGCGAGGCCCAAGGCGAAGAGGGCTCCCCTCAGAACGACGCTTTCCCCCTCTCGTCTCTGGCCAACCTGTTTGAGAACGAGGATGGCCCCTGCCCCGCTGAGGCGGCCCGGCTCCCCCCCGGCTCAGgggacagcaagcagcaaaaccTGCGTATGAAATTCCATGGGGCCTTCAAAAAGGGCGTGCCCAACCCCAAGGACCTGCTGGAGTCCACCATCTACGAGTCCTCTGTCGTCCCAGGGCCCAAGAAAGCCCCCATGGACTCGCTTTTCGATTACGGCACATACCGCCAGCACCCCAACGAGAACAAGCGCCGGCGCAAGAGGATAGGGGA GAAGCAGACCCACAGCCCAaaggccccggcccccaacccGCCTCCAGTCCTCAAGGTGTTTAACCGGCCCATCCTCTTCGACATCGTGTCCCGGGGTTCAACCGCCGGCCTGGACGGGCTCCTCCCCTTCCTGCTGACCCACAAGAAGCGCCTGACCGATGAGGAGTTTCGAG AGCCCTCCACGGGGAAGACCTGCCTGCCCAAAGCGCTGCTGAATCTGAGCGGGGGCAAAAACGACACcatccccctgctgctggccctcGCGGAGCAGACGGGCAACATGCGGGAGTTCATCAACTCGCCCTTCCGAGACGTCTACTACCGAG GCCAGACGGCGTTGCACATCGCCATTGAGCGTCGCTGCAAGCACTACGTGGAGCTGCTGGTGGAGAAGGGGGCGGACGTGCACGCCCAGGCACGCGGCCGCTTCTTCCAGCCCAAGGACGAGGGCGGGTACTTCTACTTCG GcgagctgcccctctcccttgccgcCTGCACCAACCAGCCGCACATCGTCAACTACCTCACGGAGAACGCGCACAAGCAGGCAGACCTGCGGCGCCAGGACTCGCGGGGCAACACGGTGCTGCACGCCCTGGTGGCCATCGCCGACAACACCCGGGAGAACACCAAGTTCGTCACCAAGATGTACGACCTGCTGCTGATCAAGTGCGCCAAGCTCTTCCCCGACAACAACCTGGAGGCCCTGCTCAACAACGACGGCCTCTCGCCCCTCATGATGGCGGCCAAGATCGGCAAGATCGGG atGTTCCAGCACATCATCCGCAGGGAGATCACGGATGAGGACGCCCGTCACCTCTCCCGGAAGTTCAAGGACTGGGCTTATGGGCCCGTCTACTCCTCGCTGTACGATCTCTCCTCACTGGACACCTGTGGGGAGGAGGTGTCTGTCCTGGAGATCCTAGTGTACAACAGTAAGATTGAG AACCGCCACGAGATGCTCGCCGTGGAGCCCATCAACGAGCTGCTGCGCGACAAGTGGCGGAAGTTCGGGGCCGTCTCCTTCTACATCAGCGTGATCTCCTACCTCAGCGCCATGGTCGTCTTCACCCTCATCGCCTACTACCGCCCCATGGAGGGCACG CCGCCGTATCCCTACACAACGACCATCGACTACCTGCGCCTGGCCGGGGAGATCATAACCCTCTTCACCGGAGTCTTGTTCTTTTTCACCAAT CTAAAGGATCTGTTTATGAAGAAATGTCCAGGGGTGAATTCGTTCTTTATAGACGGCTCCTTCCAGCTGCTCTA CTTCATCTACTCGGTGCTGGTGATCATCACGGCAGCGCTGTACCTGGCGGGGATCGAAGCGTACCTGGCTGTCATGGTCTTTGCCCTGGTCCTGGGCTGGATGAACGCACTTTACTTCACCAGAGGCCTGAAGCTTACAGGGACCTACAGCATCATGATTCAGAAG ATCCTCTTCAAAGACCTTTTCCGGTTCCTCCTGGTCTACGTGCTCTTCATGATCGGCTATGCTTCAG CTCTGGTCTCGCTCCTGAACCCCTGTGCCAGTGCCGAGGCCTGCAACAAAGACAAGTCCAACTGCACGGTGCCCGCCTACCCGTCCTGCCGGGACAGCAAGACCTTCAGCAACTTCCTGCTGGATCTCTTCAAGCTGACCATCGGCATGGGCGACCTGGAGATGATCGAGAGCGCCAAGTACCCCGGCGTCTTCGTCATCCTGCTGGTCACCTACATCATCCTCACCTTTGTGCTGCTCCTCAACATGCTGATCGCTCTGATGGGGGAGACGGTGGGGCAGGTCTCCAAGGAGAGCAAGCACATCTGGAAGCTACAG TGGGCCACCACCATCCTGGACATTGAGAGGTCCTTCCCGGTGTTCCTGAGGAAAGCTTTCCGCTCGGGGGAGATGGTCACCGTGGGGAAGGGCACCGATGGCACGCCGGACCGGAGATGGTGTTTCAG GGTCGATGAGGTGAACTGGTCTCACTGGAACCAGAATCTGGGCATCATCAACGAGGATCCAGGCAAGAACGACACCTACCAGTATTACGGGTTCTCCCACACAGTGGGCCGGCTGCGCAGAG ATCGCTGGTCGAGTGTGGTGCCCCGGGTGGTGGAGCTGAATAAGAGCTCGCAGCCGGAGGAAGTGGTGGTCCCGCTGGAGAACAGGGGGACGTCCGACATGCACGACTGGAAGCAAGGGCATCCCTCGGGCTGGCGGAAAGAGGACTCCCACATCTAA